A section of the Scleropages formosus chromosome 16, fSclFor1.1, whole genome shotgun sequence genome encodes:
- the gpr78a gene encoding G-protein coupled receptor 26, with the protein MDLAETLLALLIAAVALVSLLSNSLVLLCFAHSSEIRRQVPGIFIVNLSFCNILITVLNMPSTLLGVIKRQNPFGDCVCHALSFLETCLTTNSMLTMASLSIDRWVAVVFPLSYSRKMRYRDAVVMVCYSWLHSLTFAAVAVLRSWADYSHAYASCTVRLNAESARSGYAAFTVALHASGFALSLLTLCFTYLKVLRVARFHCKRIDVITVQTLLLLVDIHPSVKQRCLAEQKRRKRRATRKITIFIGSFVICFAPYVTTRLAELLPLVCVSRHWGVLSRCLAYGKAATDPFVYSLLRQQYKRVLVQAVNRLLRRDLFPSSARSSSVDTDHEIAPRGLAEGAQGT; encoded by the exons ATGGACTTGGCAGAAACCCTACTGGCACTGCTGATCGCCGCTGTGGCTCTCGTGTCTCTCTTGTCCAACTCCCTCGTGCTGCTATGCTTTGCGCACAGCTCCGAGATCCGCAGGCAAGTCCCGGGGATATTCATCGTGAACCTGTCCTTCTGCAACATACTCATCACCGTCCTGAACATGCCCTCAACACTGCTGGGGGTCATCAAGAGACAGAACCCCTTTGGGGACTGTGTTTGCCATGCTCTGAGCTTTCTGGAGACGTGCTTGACCACCAACTCGATGCTCACCATGGCCTCGCTCAGCATTGACAGATGGGTCGCCGTGGTCTTCCCGCTGAGCTACTCCAGGAAGATGCGCTACAGGGACGCGGTCGTCATGGTGTGCTACTCCTGGCTCCACTCCCTCACCTTCGCCGCGGTCGCCGTGCTTCGCTCCTGGGCGGACTACAGCCACGCGTACGCCTCGTGCACCGTGCGCCTGAACGCGGAGAGCGCGCGGAGCGGCTACGCCGCGTTCACGGTGGCGCTCCACGCCTCGGGCTTCGCGCTCTCGCTGCTCACGCTGTGCTTCACGTACCTCAAGGTGCTCCGGGTCGCGCGCTTCCACTGCAAGAGGATCGACGTTATCACGGTGCAGACCCTGCTTTTGCTCGTAGATATTCACCCAAG TGTTAAACAACGATGCCTGGCAGAGCAGAAGAGGAGAAAGCGACGAGCTACCAGGAAAATAACCATCTTTATTGGGTCCTTTGTCATCTGTTTTGCCCCATATGTTACTACAAG GCTGGCGGAGCTCCTTCCCCTGGTTTGTGTCAGCCGACATTGGGGCGTTCTAAGCCGGTGCTTGGCATACGGCAAAGCCGCGACCGACCCCTTTGTCTACTCCCTCCTGCGTCAACAGTACAAGAGAGTCCTGGTGCAAGCCGTCAACAGGCTGCTGAGGCGGGACCTGTTCCCCTCCTCTGCTCGAAGCAGCTCCGTGGACACTGATCATGAAATTGCCCCCAGAGGATTGGCTGAGGGGGCCCAGGGCACATGA
- the cpz gene encoding carboxypeptidase Z isoform X1, whose translation MHSLRSRSTMNSLLLLLNVLLTIVCCAPPRRCEPGDELLGRCQVPQEERLQCTEVVLGYCNDLPYSKTRFPNLLGHRTRQDSEMGAEYLLLSVAHSLLQGECMPDIRLLGCSVLAPQCQDSRIRKPCRSTCEAVRQGCAHAFENIEMAWPYFLDCDRFFAGEEEGCFDPLETLRAQQEVALTSISPEEPATIIQFIYHSNAQMFNVLKRTAAKCSHISRTYSIGRSVEGKDLLVIEFSDNPGQHDLLEPEVKYVANMHGNEVLGRQLLIYLAQYLCSEYLLGNERIQTLINNTRIHLLPSMNPDGYELAAAEVEDSNDPEIQEGPIYNGWITGRGNAQGIDLNRNFPDLTSIVYSQRRNKRHRTDHIPIPDSYWFGKVAPETYAMMKWVRSIPFVQSASLHGGDLVVSYPYDFSRHPHEEKMFSPTPDEQVFKQMARTYADAHATMADNNTERCGASFVNKGGIINGALWYSFAGGMSDFNYLHTNCFEITVELGCDKFPAEEELYTEWKRNKESLLSFMESVHRGVKGIVKDENGNGIKGARISVKGIRHDIRTAENGDYWRLLNPGIHILMASAPGYTRVMKKVNLPTRMQKAGRVDFVLKKVPQEPDMEDLSFLPGDTYDRFDPYNQFERYTLTELGEDEEEREEKPWWWNYFTQSGISAPTWLLRNV comes from the exons ATGCACTCGCTGCGCAGCCGGAGCACAATGAACTcgcttttattgcttttaaatgttttactcaCCATAGTCTGCTGTGCTCCACCACGACGATGTGAACCCGGGGACGAACTcctag GAAGATGCCAAGTTCCGCAGGAAGAAAGAC TGCAATGCACAGAAGTTGTCCTGGGGTACTGCAATGACCTACCCTACTCGAAGACCAGGTTCCCCAACCTCCTGGGCCACAGAACTCGGCAGGATTCTGAGATGGGGGCTGAGTACCTGCTCCTGAGTGTGGCACACTCCCTGCTCCAGGGCGAATGTATGCCTGACATCCGCCTACTGGGATGCTCTGTACTGGCTCCCCAGTGCCAGGACAGCCGCATCCGGAAACCCTGCAGAAGCACGTGTGAGGCTGTGCGCCAGGGTTGCGCTCACGCGTTTGAGAACATTGAAATGGCCTGGCCCTACTTCCTCGACTGTGACCGCTTCTTTGCTGGTGAAGAGGAAGGCTGCTTCGACCCTCTGGAGACCCTGAGAG CCCAACAAGAGGTTGCCCTCACCAGTATTTCCCCGGAGGAGCCTGCTACCATAATTCAGTTCATCTACCACTCCAACGCACAGATGTTCAATGTCCTGAAGCGGACTGCAGCAAAGTGTTCCCACATCTCCAGAACATACAGCATCGGCCGCAGCGTCGAGGGGAAGGACCTTCTTGTCATCGAGTTTTCGGACAACCCCGGCCAGCACGATCTTT TGGAGCCAGAAGTCAAGTACGTGGCTAACATGCACGGGAATGAGGTGCTGGGCAGACAGCTGCTCATCTACTTGGCTCAGTACCTGTGCTCTGAGTACCTGCTGGGCAACGAGCGAATCCAGACTCTCATCAACAACACCCGCATCCACCTCCTGCCCTCCATGAACCCTGACGGCTACGAGCTGGCTGCCGCAGAGGTAGAGGATAGCAATGATCCAGAGATCCAGGAA GGCCCCATCTACAATGGATGGATCACTGGCCGTGGCAACGCCCAGGGCATAGACCTCAACCGCAACTTCCCTGACCTGACGTCCATTGTCTATAGCCAGCGCCGAAACAAACGCCATCGTACTGATCACATTCCCATCCCAGACTCTTACTGGTTTGGTAAG GTAGCCCCAGAGACATACGCTATGATGAAATGGGTGCGGTCCATTCCTTTTGTGCAGTCTGCCAGCCTGCATGGGGGGGACCTGGTGGTCTCATACCCTTACGACTTCTCCAGACATCCTCATGAAGAGAAGATGTTTTCTCCTACTCCGGATGAGCAG GTGTTCAAGCAAATGGCCAGGACCTATGCAGATGCCCATGCAACCATGGCAGACAACAATACAGAAAGATGTGGGGCTTCCTTTGTTAACAAAGGGGGCATCATCAACGGGGCCCTGTGGTACAGCTTTGCTGGAG GAATGTCAGATTTCAACTACCTCCACACAAACTGCTTTGAGATCACGGTGGAGTTGGGCTGTGACAAGTTCCCTGCTGAGGAGGAGCTCTACACAGAATGGAAGCGCAATAAGGAATCCCTCTTGAGCTTCATGGAATCG GTCCACCGGGGAGTGAAAGGAATAGTGAAGGATGAAAATGGCAATGGAATCAAGGGAGCCAGAATATCTGTCAAAGGAATTCGACATGACATTAGAacag CGGAAAATGGGGACTATTGGCGACTGTTGAATCCCGGCATCCACATCCTCATGGCTTCCGCCCCTGGTTACACCAGGGTCATGAAGAAAGTCAACCTTCCAACGAGAATGCAGAAAGCTGGCCGTGTTGACTTTGTGCTAAAGAAGGTCCCCCAGGAGCCAGACATGGAGGACTTGAGTTTCCTACCTGGAGACACCTATGATCGCTTTGACCCCTACAACCAGTTTGAACGCTACACCCTGACAGAGCTTGGGGAAGACGAGGAGGAAAGGGAGGAGAAACCATGGTGGTGGAACTACTTCACCCAATCAGGCATCTCTGCCCCAACCTGGCTGCTTAGGAATGTCTAG
- the cpz gene encoding carboxypeptidase Z isoform X2, which yields MHSLRSRSTMNSLLLLLNVLLTIVCCAPPRRCEPGDELLGRCQVPQEERLQCTEVVLGYCNDLPYSKTRFPNLLGHRTRQDSEMGAEYLLLSVAHSLLQGECMPDIRLLGCSVLAPQCQDSRIRKPCRSTCEAVRQGCAHAFENIEMAWPYFLDCDRFFAGEEEGCFDPLETLRAQQEVALTSISPEEPATIIQFIYHSNAQMFNVLKRTAAKCSHISRTYSIGRSVEGKDLLVIEFSDNPGQHDLLEPEVKYVANMHGNEVLGRQLLIYLAQYLCSEYLLGNERIQTLINNTRIHLLPSMNPDGYELAAAEGPIYNGWITGRGNAQGIDLNRNFPDLTSIVYSQRRNKRHRTDHIPIPDSYWFGKVAPETYAMMKWVRSIPFVQSASLHGGDLVVSYPYDFSRHPHEEKMFSPTPDEQVFKQMARTYADAHATMADNNTERCGASFVNKGGIINGALWYSFAGGMSDFNYLHTNCFEITVELGCDKFPAEEELYTEWKRNKESLLSFMESVHRGVKGIVKDENGNGIKGARISVKGIRHDIRTAENGDYWRLLNPGIHILMASAPGYTRVMKKVNLPTRMQKAGRVDFVLKKVPQEPDMEDLSFLPGDTYDRFDPYNQFERYTLTELGEDEEEREEKPWWWNYFTQSGISAPTWLLRNV from the exons ATGCACTCGCTGCGCAGCCGGAGCACAATGAACTcgcttttattgcttttaaatgttttactcaCCATAGTCTGCTGTGCTCCACCACGACGATGTGAACCCGGGGACGAACTcctag GAAGATGCCAAGTTCCGCAGGAAGAAAGAC TGCAATGCACAGAAGTTGTCCTGGGGTACTGCAATGACCTACCCTACTCGAAGACCAGGTTCCCCAACCTCCTGGGCCACAGAACTCGGCAGGATTCTGAGATGGGGGCTGAGTACCTGCTCCTGAGTGTGGCACACTCCCTGCTCCAGGGCGAATGTATGCCTGACATCCGCCTACTGGGATGCTCTGTACTGGCTCCCCAGTGCCAGGACAGCCGCATCCGGAAACCCTGCAGAAGCACGTGTGAGGCTGTGCGCCAGGGTTGCGCTCACGCGTTTGAGAACATTGAAATGGCCTGGCCCTACTTCCTCGACTGTGACCGCTTCTTTGCTGGTGAAGAGGAAGGCTGCTTCGACCCTCTGGAGACCCTGAGAG CCCAACAAGAGGTTGCCCTCACCAGTATTTCCCCGGAGGAGCCTGCTACCATAATTCAGTTCATCTACCACTCCAACGCACAGATGTTCAATGTCCTGAAGCGGACTGCAGCAAAGTGTTCCCACATCTCCAGAACATACAGCATCGGCCGCAGCGTCGAGGGGAAGGACCTTCTTGTCATCGAGTTTTCGGACAACCCCGGCCAGCACGATCTTT TGGAGCCAGAAGTCAAGTACGTGGCTAACATGCACGGGAATGAGGTGCTGGGCAGACAGCTGCTCATCTACTTGGCTCAGTACCTGTGCTCTGAGTACCTGCTGGGCAACGAGCGAATCCAGACTCTCATCAACAACACCCGCATCCACCTCCTGCCCTCCATGAACCCTGACGGCTACGAGCTGGCTGCCGCAGAG GGCCCCATCTACAATGGATGGATCACTGGCCGTGGCAACGCCCAGGGCATAGACCTCAACCGCAACTTCCCTGACCTGACGTCCATTGTCTATAGCCAGCGCCGAAACAAACGCCATCGTACTGATCACATTCCCATCCCAGACTCTTACTGGTTTGGTAAG GTAGCCCCAGAGACATACGCTATGATGAAATGGGTGCGGTCCATTCCTTTTGTGCAGTCTGCCAGCCTGCATGGGGGGGACCTGGTGGTCTCATACCCTTACGACTTCTCCAGACATCCTCATGAAGAGAAGATGTTTTCTCCTACTCCGGATGAGCAG GTGTTCAAGCAAATGGCCAGGACCTATGCAGATGCCCATGCAACCATGGCAGACAACAATACAGAAAGATGTGGGGCTTCCTTTGTTAACAAAGGGGGCATCATCAACGGGGCCCTGTGGTACAGCTTTGCTGGAG GAATGTCAGATTTCAACTACCTCCACACAAACTGCTTTGAGATCACGGTGGAGTTGGGCTGTGACAAGTTCCCTGCTGAGGAGGAGCTCTACACAGAATGGAAGCGCAATAAGGAATCCCTCTTGAGCTTCATGGAATCG GTCCACCGGGGAGTGAAAGGAATAGTGAAGGATGAAAATGGCAATGGAATCAAGGGAGCCAGAATATCTGTCAAAGGAATTCGACATGACATTAGAacag CGGAAAATGGGGACTATTGGCGACTGTTGAATCCCGGCATCCACATCCTCATGGCTTCCGCCCCTGGTTACACCAGGGTCATGAAGAAAGTCAACCTTCCAACGAGAATGCAGAAAGCTGGCCGTGTTGACTTTGTGCTAAAGAAGGTCCCCCAGGAGCCAGACATGGAGGACTTGAGTTTCCTACCTGGAGACACCTATGATCGCTTTGACCCCTACAACCAGTTTGAACGCTACACCCTGACAGAGCTTGGGGAAGACGAGGAGGAAAGGGAGGAGAAACCATGGTGGTGGAACTACTTCACCCAATCAGGCATCTCTGCCCCAACCTGGCTGCTTAGGAATGTCTAG